One segment of Arcanobacterium haemolyticum DSM 20595 DNA contains the following:
- a CDS encoding zinc-dependent metalloprotease: MMAEDNKDQWEEMLRAIMGDSADEVIRSMKDSGMDPSALGMAISPDQMNAVTAQLRAMLGSSGEGPVNWKIAEEVARDTIIRSHMDSLSGTEGDKIRSALSVASLWLDAVTDINPTSGPNLAWTRLDWIAHSLPTFRKLLDPLGSNINRAFSDVMKQQMGHLPSDMAGMLGDPATLMAGLVSSFLGMQYGGALAQLAISSFGTADIGVPLMEGSSAALVGANVSDFASDLEVSDDDVRMYIAVREAAAARLFASVPWLRSRIIDTVAEFARGIEIDMQSIEDQARSFDFSNPEALQGMDFTGVFSMEQSEAQKDALARLEHILSLIEGWVAAVSARAVLAYIPSAVALREMFARRNATSHPAKAVWGVQLGVDLTPRHLRAATSFWERAARERGDAGRDQLWSHPDLLPTLENLENPDSFFSPEAAAIESELDSFLAELLDGGTDDSSSKATGE, translated from the coding sequence ATGATGGCTGAGGATAACAAGGATCAATGGGAAGAAATGCTCCGTGCGATTATGGGCGATTCTGCTGATGAAGTGATTCGTTCCATGAAGGATTCGGGGATGGATCCGAGCGCGCTTGGGATGGCTATTAGCCCAGATCAGATGAATGCTGTTACCGCTCAGTTGCGTGCAATGTTGGGTTCTTCTGGCGAGGGTCCGGTTAATTGGAAAATTGCGGAGGAAGTTGCGCGCGATACGATTATTCGTTCGCACATGGATTCTTTGTCTGGCACGGAGGGCGATAAGATTCGTTCCGCGTTGTCTGTGGCATCGTTGTGGTTGGATGCGGTGACGGATATTAACCCTACGTCTGGTCCGAATCTTGCGTGGACTCGCCTTGATTGGATTGCTCATTCTCTTCCAACGTTTCGTAAGCTTCTTGATCCGCTTGGTTCCAACATTAACCGCGCGTTTAGTGACGTGATGAAGCAGCAGATGGGTCACCTTCCGTCTGACATGGCTGGGATGCTTGGCGATCCAGCCACGTTGATGGCCGGTTTGGTTTCGTCATTTTTAGGCATGCAGTATGGCGGCGCGTTGGCTCAGTTGGCGATTTCGTCGTTCGGTACGGCCGATATTGGAGTTCCGTTGATGGAGGGTTCGTCGGCTGCGTTGGTGGGCGCGAACGTTTCTGATTTCGCGAGTGATCTTGAGGTTTCTGACGACGACGTTCGCATGTATATCGCCGTGCGGGAAGCCGCTGCGGCTCGTCTGTTCGCCTCTGTTCCGTGGCTCCGTTCGCGAATCATTGATACGGTTGCCGAATTTGCACGGGGTATTGAGATCGATATGCAATCGATTGAGGATCAGGCTAGATCGTTTGATTTCAGTAATCCGGAAGCGTTGCAGGGAATGGATTTCACTGGGGTCTTTTCAATGGAGCAGTCGGAGGCTCAAAAGGATGCGCTTGCCCGCCTAGAGCATATTCTTTCACTGATCGAAGGCTGGGTTGCCGCCGTGTCAGCACGCGCAGTGTTGGCTTATATTCCAAGTGCTGTTGCGTTGCGGGAGATGTTTGCCCGCCGTAATGCCACATCTCATCCGGCTAAGGCCGTGTGGGGCGTGCAGTTGGGCGTGGATCTGACACCACGGCATTTGCGTGCGGCTACAAGTTTCTGGGAGCGTGCTGCCCGGGAGCGTGGCGATGCTGGTCGAGATCAGCTGTGGTCGCATCCCGATCTTCTTCCTACATTGGAGAATTTGGAGAATCCTGATTCGTTCTTTTCTCCTGAAGCTGCCGCGATTGAGTCTGA
- a CDS encoding YlbL family protein — protein sequence MKKVSWPAKSPFIPGILFGLFAVATLVMPTSFIVMAPGPANDVTALYDGKRIVSISGQKPYPSDTHLYMTTVSAYGNPDTGASGGTVASALFDSSARVVPVRALYASEETNDAVSSRDHEMMKSSQETAAAVAMERAGLDVKMTLEITGSTNKNAQVNKGDIISAVQTPDMDKPQNIASFSQLSSALEKVKPGTGIKVTVIRDGKETVVPVTTVPRQPEFDGSVRPGSVMGVFITVTKLELPVQVSYLIDGIGGPSAGNIFSLALYDQLTPGSLGGKNSIAGTGAISWDGSIQPIGGINQKLAGANEAGVKNFLAPAANCSETRGHVPTGMNVWAVRTIDDSIQAAEAIANGDTSKLVPCSAVAAPKMRMGE from the coding sequence GTGAAAAAAGTTTCGTGGCCCGCAAAGTCCCCTTTTATTCCCGGAATCCTATTCGGGCTGTTTGCCGTGGCAACGCTCGTTATGCCAACGAGCTTCATTGTCATGGCTCCCGGCCCCGCCAATGATGTGACAGCATTGTATGACGGGAAACGGATTGTGAGCATCAGTGGGCAAAAGCCGTACCCATCCGATACGCATCTTTATATGACAACCGTATCTGCATATGGGAATCCGGATACGGGAGCGAGTGGGGGAACCGTGGCATCCGCGCTGTTTGATAGCAGTGCACGCGTTGTTCCGGTTCGCGCGCTTTACGCTTCGGAAGAAACGAACGACGCCGTGTCCTCACGCGATCACGAAATGATGAAGTCATCTCAAGAAACCGCTGCCGCCGTGGCCATGGAGCGTGCCGGGCTCGACGTGAAAATGACGCTGGAAATTACTGGGAGCACCAACAAAAATGCGCAAGTTAACAAAGGTGACATCATTTCGGCAGTGCAAACGCCAGATATGGATAAGCCGCAGAACATAGCATCGTTCAGCCAACTGTCATCCGCTCTAGAAAAAGTGAAGCCTGGAACGGGCATCAAAGTGACAGTGATACGCGATGGTAAAGAGACAGTTGTTCCCGTCACCACCGTGCCACGCCAGCCAGAGTTTGATGGCAGCGTACGCCCTGGTTCCGTCATGGGCGTATTTATCACGGTGACAAAACTTGAGTTGCCAGTCCAAGTTTCATACCTTATTGACGGTATTGGTGGCCCAAGCGCCGGAAATATTTTCTCATTGGCACTCTATGATCAACTCACACCAGGTTCACTTGGTGGCAAGAACTCTATCGCCGGAACAGGAGCTATTTCATGGGACGGTTCGATCCAGCCAATCGGTGGAATTAACCAAAAGCTTGCCGGTGCTAACGAAGCGGGCGTAAAAAACTTTTTAGCCCCTGCCGCCAACTGCTCTGAAACACGCGGACACGTTCCCACCGGAATGAACGTGTGGGCTGTGCGTACGATCGACGATTCTATTCAGGCGGCAGAGGCTATCGCGAATGGTGATACGTCAAAGCTGGTTCCGTGCTCCGCAGTGGCGGCACCAAAAATGCGGATGGGCGAATAA
- a CDS encoding PPA1309 family protein codes for MTTEISPELKSLRDATLDIERHVATGGWDAPIRLFALVRAQAALAANPELANELPADVHAESIADPHLLFSVEQEDLPQTASLDELLGHIVWPEEVDGAAISVERIVLPPSAESDIPDDDEAALSYLQNHPERQDVRMVVAALRIGATWSVIRMRSHDSDADVLSGENLVEGLTAAIKATFE; via the coding sequence ATGACTACAGAGATTTCCCCAGAACTAAAGTCCTTGCGCGACGCTACGCTCGATATCGAACGCCACGTGGCAACCGGTGGATGGGATGCCCCAATTCGCCTGTTCGCGCTGGTTCGTGCGCAAGCCGCGCTGGCCGCAAACCCTGAGTTGGCAAACGAACTTCCTGCTGACGTTCACGCCGAATCCATCGCTGATCCCCACCTCCTTTTCTCGGTGGAACAGGAGGACCTTCCACAAACAGCATCGTTGGATGAGTTGTTGGGCCACATCGTGTGGCCTGAAGAAGTTGATGGTGCGGCGATTTCGGTGGAACGGATTGTTCTGCCACCGTCGGCAGAGTCGGATATTCCAGACGACGACGAAGCCGCACTCTCCTACCTACAAAACCACCCGGAGCGCCAGGATGTGCGCATGGTGGTAGCCGCGCTCCGCATCGGGGCCACGTGGAGCGTGATCCGGATGCGTTCGCATGATTCGGATGCGGATGTGCTGTCTGGCGAAAATTTGGTGGAAGGCCTGACCGCAGCCATCAAAGCAACGTTCGAATAA
- a CDS encoding UPF0182 family membrane protein — MSSSTANMPRPPAKQGLPGGAFTPTLVVLGVIVFALIIVAEFWTEMAWFSQIGASRVFWTQYGAAISLGVVGALLAAIVFALNLRVALGKARSSDDVVVSTNPLAKNVQWLRRHSVITYGLIPLVIGALFGAGLAGSWRTFLLWFNGTSFGTKDPEYGLDVSFFVFSLPALQIVLSFLSTLLVISLGASIVGYWANGAFVFRGNKPHLKGKAQLHLGILLAAGAFLFAGNYWLGRYNLLLGNKQRFSGATYTDINASQPGLTILAIASALVALMFLYAGIVKRWKPAVVGIASVFAVALVVNAAYPALLQRFKVDPNAAELESEFIQRNINATLDAYGLANVEKQQYEARTTAEAGQLRQDSQTTAQIRLLDPNIVDPSFNQLQQNRQYYSFKEPLTVDRYTINGELRDTVIAVRELNLDGLDNERRSWVNDHTVFTHGFGVAAAYGNTVTSKGDPAFWEAGIPSTGELGKFEPRVYFGQQSPEYSIVGAPEKAKPWELDYPNDAAPNGQVNTTYKGDGGPSIGNLWSKLMFAIKYRSTELFFSDRVTSHSQILFDRDPHKRVAKVAPYLTLDSKAVPAVVDMDSNPDTPSELVWIIDGYTTTNNYPYSARETLNEATADSNNRAGARIAGGTNEINYIRNSVKAVVNAYDGKVTLYQWDDKDPILKAWDGIFPGQITPLKKMPGDLIAHVRYPEDLFKVQRTLLARYHVEDALSFYSGGDFWQIPREPTAKSETEVGAPAQPPYYLTMKMPGQDEASFSLYSAYIPGGNTKRNVMTGFLAADSNAGNETGKIAPGYGKLRLLELPRDLTVPGPGQAQNTMFANPKVSTDLNLLRQGGTKVLEGNLLSLPVGGGLLYVQPVYVQASKGTQYPTLQYVLTLFGDSVGFAPTLQESLDMVFGGDAGVNAGDANIVGNKEAPVDGNQVKVPAKPDGKKDAKPDPAEKPAPAGPSAPDAGKPATPSTPAADLAAALNDAKDAIKSADSAMKSGDWAAYGDAQKKLNAAITRAAEAQQKVDAGK, encoded by the coding sequence GTGTCATCATCAACGGCGAATATGCCACGTCCGCCTGCGAAGCAAGGGCTTCCTGGAGGAGCATTCACGCCAACGCTTGTGGTGTTGGGCGTGATCGTTTTTGCGCTGATTATTGTGGCAGAATTTTGGACAGAAATGGCTTGGTTTAGCCAGATCGGGGCTTCTCGCGTTTTCTGGACTCAATATGGGGCAGCCATTAGTTTAGGTGTTGTTGGAGCACTGTTGGCTGCGATTGTGTTCGCGCTGAATTTGCGAGTTGCGTTGGGGAAGGCGCGTTCTAGTGATGACGTCGTTGTCTCCACCAACCCGTTAGCTAAGAATGTTCAGTGGTTACGCCGGCATTCGGTGATCACGTATGGGCTAATTCCGTTAGTGATCGGTGCACTTTTTGGCGCCGGTTTGGCCGGGAGCTGGCGTACATTTTTGCTTTGGTTCAACGGAACTTCGTTTGGAACGAAAGATCCGGAATACGGATTAGATGTGTCATTCTTCGTGTTCTCGTTGCCGGCATTACAGATTGTGTTGAGTTTCTTGAGCACTCTTCTTGTGATCTCTCTCGGTGCATCGATCGTTGGATACTGGGCGAATGGTGCATTCGTCTTCCGCGGCAACAAGCCACATTTGAAGGGTAAAGCTCAACTTCATTTGGGTATTTTGCTAGCCGCAGGTGCTTTCTTGTTTGCTGGTAACTATTGGTTGGGTCGTTACAATCTTCTCCTTGGAAATAAACAACGTTTTTCTGGTGCAACCTATACGGATATCAATGCGTCCCAGCCTGGTCTCACCATTCTTGCCATCGCGTCTGCGCTTGTTGCGCTCATGTTCTTGTATGCGGGAATCGTGAAACGCTGGAAGCCAGCCGTGGTTGGTATCGCCTCCGTTTTCGCTGTGGCTTTGGTTGTTAACGCTGCTTATCCTGCATTGTTGCAGCGTTTCAAAGTTGATCCGAACGCGGCAGAACTTGAATCTGAGTTTATCCAGCGCAATATTAACGCAACATTGGATGCGTATGGTTTGGCGAACGTAGAAAAGCAACAATACGAAGCGCGCACTACAGCCGAAGCCGGCCAGTTGCGCCAAGATTCTCAAACAACTGCACAGATCCGCTTGCTCGATCCGAACATCGTGGATCCGTCATTCAACCAGTTGCAACAAAACCGCCAATACTATTCCTTCAAGGAACCACTTACCGTTGATCGTTACACGATTAACGGGGAACTGCGCGATACAGTGATCGCAGTTCGTGAACTCAATTTGGACGGGCTCGATAATGAACGCCGCTCCTGGGTGAACGATCATACGGTGTTCACACACGGTTTTGGTGTGGCTGCCGCCTACGGCAACACCGTGACGTCCAAGGGTGATCCTGCCTTCTGGGAAGCCGGAATCCCATCAACCGGTGAGCTTGGAAAGTTTGAACCACGCGTGTATTTCGGTCAGCAATCTCCCGAATACTCCATCGTAGGTGCGCCTGAAAAAGCCAAACCATGGGAACTTGACTATCCAAACGATGCCGCCCCGAACGGCCAAGTCAACACCACCTACAAGGGTGATGGCGGCCCATCCATCGGTAACCTCTGGTCCAAACTCATGTTTGCCATCAAGTACAGGTCAACTGAACTCTTCTTCTCCGATAGAGTCACCTCACACTCACAGATCCTCTTCGATCGCGATCCACACAAGCGTGTGGCCAAGGTTGCACCATACTTAACCCTCGATTCGAAAGCCGTGCCCGCCGTCGTCGATATGGATTCGAACCCGGACACCCCAAGCGAACTCGTTTGGATCATCGATGGTTACACCACCACAAATAACTACCCATACTCCGCGCGCGAAACGCTCAACGAAGCAACCGCGGATTCCAACAACCGGGCCGGGGCGCGAATCGCAGGTGGTACGAACGAAATCAACTACATCCGCAACTCTGTCAAGGCAGTTGTGAATGCGTACGATGGCAAAGTCACCCTCTATCAGTGGGATGATAAGGATCCAATCCTCAAAGCATGGGACGGAATCTTCCCAGGGCAAATTACTCCGCTGAAGAAGATGCCAGGCGATCTGATTGCACACGTACGTTACCCAGAAGATTTGTTCAAGGTGCAGCGTACTCTGTTGGCTCGCTACCACGTTGAAGATGCCCTCTCGTTCTACTCCGGTGGCGATTTCTGGCAGATTCCACGTGAACCAACGGCCAAGTCTGAAACTGAGGTCGGGGCTCCAGCCCAGCCTCCGTACTATCTGACAATGAAAATGCCGGGGCAAGATGAAGCATCCTTCTCTCTCTACTCTGCATACATTCCAGGCGGTAACACCAAGCGAAACGTCATGACTGGCTTCCTTGCCGCCGATTCGAATGCAGGCAACGAAACCGGCAAGATTGCTCCGGGATACGGCAAGTTGCGTTTGCTTGAACTGCCACGAGACCTGACTGTCCCTGGCCCAGGGCAGGCTCAAAACACAATGTTCGCAAACCCGAAGGTCTCTACCGATCTGAACCTCTTGCGCCAAGGCGGAACCAAGGTGCTGGAAGGTAACCTGTTGTCCTTGCCAGTTGGCGGCGGTTTGCTCTACGTGCAACCGGTTTACGTCCAGGCATCGAAGGGAACCCAGTACCCAACCCTGCAATACGTGCTCACCCTGTTCGGTGATTCGGTAGGCTTCGCGCCAACACTCCAAGAATCGCTAGATATGGTATTTGGTGGCGATGCCGGCGTTAATGCTGGTGACGCCAACATTGTAGGCAATAAGGAAGCCCCTGTTGATGGCAATCAAGTGAAAGTTCCAGCCAAGCCAGATGGAAAGAAGGACGCCAAGCCAGATCCTGCTGAAAAGCCGGCACCGGCGGGTCCATCTGCACCGGATGCCGGGAAGCCAGCAACACCAAGCACTCCTGCCGCAGATCTTGCCGCCGCGTTGAATGATGCGAAGGACGCGATCAAGTCGGCAGATAGCGCGATGAAGTCAGGAGATTGGGCGGCCTATGGTGATGCCCAGAAGAAGCTGAATGCAGCAATTACCCGCGCTGCCGAAGCACAACAAAAGGTTGATGCGGGCAAGTAG
- a CDS encoding ATP-binding cassette domain-containing protein: MTALPLQVHLDKAGYSYFRHNALTSVSTTIEAGKITGLLGRNGCGKSTLSMMLAGQLKSKGHVRFTWDSETSSSPIWNNPKLMPHVTLVSDETSVLLEKKLSDTIKIWEKTRPEFDTELCHTLLDQWGIKLKRKPGKLSRGQKSAFYASLGLASRAPLTIFDEVHIGMDAVVRQEFYDALLADYVAHPRTIIISSHLVNEIEDIIENVVILDAGHVAASGTADELRERHSSPEKLASLTDVLIATTRRNS; encoded by the coding sequence ATGACAGCCCTTCCACTGCAAGTACACCTTGACAAAGCCGGGTACTCCTATTTCAGACACAACGCCCTCACGTCTGTGAGCACCACAATCGAAGCAGGAAAAATCACCGGACTACTCGGCCGCAACGGATGCGGAAAATCAACCCTCTCCATGATGCTGGCCGGCCAACTCAAGAGTAAAGGACACGTCCGATTCACGTGGGACAGCGAAACGTCGTCGTCCCCAATCTGGAACAACCCGAAACTCATGCCGCACGTGACACTCGTATCCGACGAAACCTCGGTACTACTCGAAAAGAAACTCAGCGACACCATCAAAATCTGGGAGAAAACTCGGCCAGAATTCGATACCGAACTCTGCCACACACTCCTAGACCAGTGGGGAATCAAACTCAAGCGCAAACCAGGCAAACTATCACGCGGGCAAAAATCGGCGTTCTACGCCTCACTCGGCCTCGCCTCCCGCGCCCCACTCACGATCTTCGACGAAGTCCACATCGGAATGGACGCCGTAGTACGCCAAGAATTCTACGACGCGCTGCTTGCCGACTACGTTGCCCACCCGCGCACGATCATCATCTCATCGCACCTCGTCAACGAAATTGAAGACATCATCGAAAACGTTGTGATCCTCGACGCTGGGCATGTGGCAGCATCCGGAACCGCAGACGAACTCCGCGAACGCCACTCCTCCCCCGAAAAACTCGCCTCACTCACCGACGTACTCATCGCCACCACCCGGAGGAACTCATGA
- a CDS encoding GntR family transcriptional regulator — protein MASDSSALNFNSTTPIYLQIAQDIRDKILNQELQAGAQIMSTTQYATTYRINPATANKAFTILQNEGLIYKQRGIGMFVTDNAEEILRKTGQQTYVNSTLAPAINEGLALGFTSTDILSLIHTLLEETK, from the coding sequence ATGGCATCCGATTCTTCAGCCCTGAACTTTAATTCCACTACCCCGATCTATTTACAGATCGCCCAGGATATCCGGGACAAAATCCTCAACCAGGAACTTCAAGCAGGAGCACAAATCATGTCTACCACCCAATATGCGACCACCTATCGCATCAACCCAGCCACCGCCAACAAAGCGTTCACCATTCTTCAAAACGAAGGACTCATCTACAAGCAACGCGGCATCGGCATGTTCGTCACTGACAACGCCGAAGAAATCCTTCGCAAAACCGGCCAGCAAACCTATGTTAATTCAACCCTAGCGCCGGCCATCAACGAAGGGCTCGCGCTCGGATTCACATCCACAGACATTCTTTCACTGATTCACACCCTACTTGAGGAGACAAAATGA
- a CDS encoding pyrimidine dimer DNA glycosylase/endonuclease V translates to MRLWTIHPSQLDRAALIAGWREGLLAQKVLAGLTKGYKNHPQLDRFKAQPEPMKAIGAWLSGLQEEATARGYSFDATKITFPAIPEHPINIPVTDGQLAYEAAWLRSKIAVRAPHLLTSEPWISGEFRAHPIFVVVPGPIEPWEKIA, encoded by the coding sequence ATGAGACTCTGGACTATCCATCCGTCACAACTTGATCGAGCCGCTCTCATCGCTGGCTGGCGTGAAGGCCTGCTTGCCCAAAAGGTTTTGGCAGGATTAACAAAGGGCTACAAAAACCACCCGCAACTTGATCGCTTCAAAGCTCAACCGGAACCAATGAAAGCAATCGGCGCTTGGCTTTCTGGACTTCAGGAAGAAGCCACTGCTCGCGGCTACTCCTTCGACGCCACAAAGATAACGTTCCCAGCTATCCCTGAACATCCGATCAACATTCCTGTTACAGACGGCCAACTCGCATACGAAGCTGCATGGTTGCGCTCAAAGATAGCGGTGCGCGCTCCACACCTTCTAACATCCGAACCGTGGATATCGGGAGAGTTTCGTGCGCACCCGATCTTCGTCGTCGTTCCAGGGCCAATCGAACCCTGGGAAAAAATCGCCTAA
- a CDS encoding PadR family transcriptional regulator, which produces MEPQYAFLGLLTREPNYGYELKKLYDQLFAGDKPILPGQVYATLARLLRDAKVIEIDDEGTPGGPARTRYALTETGRHAVAEWLQQPEVPSPTLQANMYAKTVIALIVDGDAAPYLRAQRAYHLQRMRTLTSRKADAPIAKKLLIDNAIFHIEADLRWIELASARLAQLKEELCLKSSKPQI; this is translated from the coding sequence GTGGAACCCCAATACGCCTTTCTCGGGCTCCTCACCCGTGAACCAAACTACGGGTATGAGTTAAAGAAGCTCTACGATCAACTCTTCGCCGGCGATAAGCCAATCTTGCCCGGGCAAGTGTATGCCACACTTGCCCGGCTCCTACGCGATGCGAAGGTGATAGAAATTGACGACGAAGGCACGCCGGGCGGCCCTGCGCGCACGCGCTACGCTCTCACGGAAACAGGCCGTCATGCCGTAGCCGAATGGCTCCAGCAACCCGAAGTCCCATCGCCTACCCTCCAAGCAAACATGTATGCCAAAACGGTGATCGCCCTCATTGTTGATGGTGATGCGGCACCGTACTTACGTGCTCAACGCGCATACCACTTGCAGCGAATGCGCACGCTCACCTCCCGCAAAGCGGATGCACCGATAGCTAAAAAACTCCTCATCGACAACGCGATTTTCCATATTGAAGCAGACCTACGCTGGATCGAACTCGCGTCTGCACGCCTCGCACAACTCAAGGAAGAATTATGTCTGAAATCCTCAAAGCCACAAATCTGA
- a CDS encoding ABC transporter ATP-binding protein, translating into MSEILKATNLTKTYGSTHAMRGISLDVSRGEALAIMGPSGSGKSTLLHALAGIELPDSGTVSFNGLELTTMSDAERTILRRRDFGFVFQFSQLVPELTALDNVAVPLLLDGMAKSKAYYQAAEWLEKVGLYDHAQSLPGQLSGGEAQRVAIARALCPKPSVLFADEPTGALDSLNSESVMTMFMDIARNTGMTVVMVTHEPLIAAYADREVIVRDGLLEG; encoded by the coding sequence ATGTCTGAAATCCTCAAAGCCACAAATCTGACGAAAACTTACGGATCCACCCACGCCATGCGCGGCATATCGCTCGATGTTTCACGTGGTGAAGCGCTCGCGATCATGGGCCCATCGGGCTCAGGAAAATCAACGCTCCTCCATGCGCTGGCTGGCATCGAACTCCCAGATAGCGGCACAGTTTCGTTCAACGGCCTGGAACTGACCACGATGTCCGATGCGGAGCGCACAATCCTGCGCCGCCGCGATTTTGGGTTTGTGTTCCAGTTCAGCCAACTCGTCCCGGAACTAACAGCGCTCGATAACGTGGCGGTCCCGCTTTTGCTTGACGGCATGGCTAAGTCCAAGGCCTACTATCAGGCGGCAGAATGGCTGGAAAAGGTGGGGCTGTACGATCATGCGCAGTCGCTCCCCGGCCAGCTGTCTGGCGGCGAAGCCCAGCGCGTGGCCATCGCCCGTGCCTTGTGCCCAAAGCCGTCAGTGCTGTTCGCGGATGAGCCAACGGGCGCGCTCGATTCCCTCAATTCGGAAAGCGTGATGACCATGTTTATGGATATTGCCCGCAACACTGGCATGACCGTTGTGATGGTCACCCATGAACCGCTGATCGCTGCCTATGCCGATCGTGAAGTGATCGTGCGTGACGGCTTGTTGGAAGGATGA